Proteins encoded together in one Streptomyces sp. NA04227 window:
- a CDS encoding RDD family protein, giving the protein MSFGAPGNPQQGQPDYGQQGQQGQPGYGQSGYGQPGYGQLSQGQPGYGQPSQGQPGYGRPVQGQPPQGAPQGPPQAAPGAYPPPQAYPQAQPQAYPQPHPGASPHPATPYAPYPHPHGGYGYGYGPGGPQLPVASMGQRLGARLIDGALMTAVCLVMLGAGFFDGSSGDEAEALGRVMGSYGLIAFLYEWLMVSNAGGTLGKQALGLLVVNAQTGLRPSASSAFVRVLVPGIGSFCCGLGALLTYISPAFDSSGRKQGWHDKAATTLVLRKS; this is encoded by the coding sequence ATGAGTTTCGGCGCGCCCGGCAACCCGCAGCAGGGACAACCGGATTACGGGCAGCAGGGACAGCAAGGACAGCCGGGGTACGGCCAGTCCGGATACGGGCAGCCCGGATACGGCCAACTGTCCCAGGGGCAGCCCGGATACGGCCAGCCGTCGCAGGGGCAGCCCGGCTACGGCCGGCCAGTGCAGGGACAGCCCCCGCAGGGCGCGCCGCAGGGGCCACCGCAGGCAGCACCCGGCGCGTACCCGCCCCCGCAGGCCTACCCGCAGGCCCAGCCCCAGGCGTATCCGCAGCCGCATCCAGGGGCCTCTCCGCACCCGGCCACCCCGTACGCCCCGTACCCCCATCCGCACGGCGGCTATGGCTACGGATACGGCCCCGGCGGGCCCCAACTCCCGGTCGCGAGCATGGGACAGCGGCTCGGTGCCCGCCTCATCGACGGCGCGCTGATGACCGCCGTCTGCCTCGTGATGCTCGGGGCCGGTTTCTTCGACGGTTCGAGCGGCGACGAGGCCGAGGCGCTCGGGCGGGTCATGGGTTCGTACGGACTGATCGCGTTCCTCTACGAGTGGCTGATGGTCAGCAACGCCGGAGGCACCCTCGGCAAGCAGGCACTGGGCCTGCTCGTGGTGAACGCGCAGACCGGTCTGAGGCCGAGCGCGAGCAGTGCCTTTGTGCGCGTGCTCGTGCCCGGTATCGGCTCGTTCTGCTGCGGCCTCGGAGCGCTGCTCACGTACATCTCCCCGGCATTCGACAGTTCGGGCCGCAAGCAGGGCTGGCACGACAAGGCGGCGACCACACTGGTGCTGCGCAAATCCTGA
- a CDS encoding RDD family protein: MSFGDPNNPYGAPQGGQPGYPQQGGQPGYPQQGGQPGYGYPQQQGYPQQQPGVPQQAGYGYPQQQPYDAYQQQAGYGYGAQPELAGWLLRVGASLIDGLVVGVAYGVAGIGIAAKIPALTILGIVVMIGVIVWILVQEGRTGQTIGKKAVGIRLLRESDGQPVGVGMAFVRRIAHFLDSLACYLGWLWPLWDDKKQTFADKVCSTLVIRSQ, encoded by the coding sequence ATGAGCTTCGGCGACCCGAACAACCCCTATGGCGCCCCTCAGGGCGGCCAGCCCGGTTACCCGCAGCAAGGCGGACAGCCGGGTTACCCGCAGCAGGGCGGCCAGCCCGGCTACGGCTACCCGCAGCAGCAGGGCTACCCCCAGCAGCAGCCGGGCGTCCCGCAGCAGGCCGGTTACGGCTACCCGCAGCAGCAGCCGTACGACGCGTACCAGCAGCAGGCCGGTTACGGCTACGGCGCGCAGCCGGAGCTCGCGGGCTGGCTGCTGCGCGTGGGCGCTTCGCTGATCGACGGTCTCGTCGTCGGCGTGGCCTACGGAGTGGCCGGGATCGGTATCGCGGCCAAGATCCCCGCGCTCACCATCCTGGGCATCGTCGTCATGATCGGCGTCATCGTCTGGATCCTGGTCCAGGAGGGTCGCACCGGCCAGACCATCGGCAAGAAGGCCGTCGGCATCCGTTTGCTGCGCGAGAGCGACGGCCAGCCGGTCGGCGTCGGCATGGCCTTCGTCCGCCGCATCGCCCACTTCCTGGACAGCCTCGCCTGCTACCTGGGCTGGCTGTGGCCGCTGTGGGACGACAAGAAGCAGACCTTCGCCGACAAGGTGTGCTCCACCCTGGTCATCCGCTCGCAGTAA
- a CDS encoding bifunctional methylenetetrahydrofolate dehydrogenase/methenyltetrahydrofolate cyclohydrolase — protein sequence MSSQILDGKATAAAIKADLSARVAALKEKGITPGLGTVLVGDDPGSQKYVAGKHRDCAQVGIASIQRELPATASQEDVEAVVRELNEDPDCTGYIVQLPLPRGLDENRILELMDPAKDADGLHPTNLGRLVLNEPAPLPCTPYGIIRLLREHGVEINGAEVVVVGRGVTIGRPMPLLLTRRSENATVTQCHTGTRDLAAHLKRADIVVAAAGVPHLIKPEHIKPGAAVLDVGVSRDESGKIVGDVHPGVAEVAGWLSPNPGGVGPMTRAQLLVNVVEAAERAAEG from the coding sequence ATGAGCTCCCAGATTCTCGACGGCAAGGCCACCGCAGCCGCGATCAAGGCGGACCTGAGCGCACGCGTGGCGGCGCTGAAGGAGAAGGGCATCACGCCCGGACTCGGCACCGTCCTGGTCGGCGACGACCCCGGCAGCCAGAAGTACGTGGCGGGCAAGCACCGCGACTGCGCCCAGGTAGGCATCGCCTCGATCCAGCGCGAGCTGCCCGCGACCGCCAGCCAGGAGGATGTGGAGGCCGTCGTCCGGGAACTGAACGAGGACCCGGACTGCACCGGCTACATCGTCCAGCTGCCGCTGCCCCGCGGCCTCGACGAGAACCGGATCCTGGAACTCATGGACCCGGCCAAGGACGCCGACGGCCTGCACCCCACCAACCTCGGCCGCCTCGTCCTCAACGAGCCCGCGCCGCTGCCCTGCACCCCGTACGGCATCATCCGGCTGCTGCGCGAGCACGGTGTGGAGATCAACGGTGCGGAGGTCGTGGTCGTCGGCCGCGGTGTCACCATCGGGCGCCCGATGCCCCTGCTGCTGACCCGGCGGTCCGAGAACGCCACCGTGACCCAGTGCCACACCGGCACCCGTGACCTGGCCGCGCACCTCAAGCGCGCCGACATCGTGGTGGCCGCGGCCGGAGTGCCGCACCTGATCAAGCCGGAGCACATCAAGCCGGGCGCGGCCGTGCTCGACGTCGGTGTCTCCCGGGACGAGAGCGGCAAGATCGTCGGCGACGTCCACCCCGGCGTGGCCGAGGTGGCGGGCTGGCTCTCGCCCAACCCGGGCGGCGTCGGCCCGATGACGCGCGCCCAGCTCCTGGTCAATGTCGTCGAGGCCGCCGAGCGCGCGGCCGAGGGCTGA
- a CDS encoding DUF3017 domain-containing protein, with the protein MSTHEGAHDHAPRERQDGGTPEAPGPAADEPPGTAAGRRGEGPGTDAAPGREETEVSGGPVTDNRETGTETLAEGGEPSTDTRAEGAGTVAKDADSPAKGADAPAKDTDTPAESTDATADDSAKAPAGATVVVDREHPSGATVAAPSRRFPRFTRGVARPEGGGRAASGDAPAPARQWPMLAVLCTAGLGLLITAFDAFRVGTILVGLALVGGAVLRWALPSVGMLAVRSRFTDMVTYGVLGTVIVLLAMMAQPDPWLEIPFLGDTLHFTIK; encoded by the coding sequence ATGAGCACGCACGAGGGTGCGCACGACCACGCACCCCGCGAACGGCAGGACGGCGGGACCCCCGAGGCGCCGGGCCCGGCGGCGGACGAGCCGCCCGGCACCGCCGCCGGACGACGCGGTGAGGGGCCCGGGACGGACGCCGCCCCCGGGCGGGAGGAGACCGAAGTGAGCGGTGGGCCGGTGACGGACAACCGGGAGACCGGGACCGAAACCCTGGCCGAGGGCGGCGAGCCGAGCACGGATACCCGGGCCGAGGGCGCGGGCACTGTGGCCAAGGACGCGGACAGCCCGGCCAAGGGCGCGGACGCCCCGGCCAAGGACACGGACACTCCGGCCGAGAGCACGGACGCCACGGCCGATGACTCCGCGAAGGCACCGGCCGGTGCCACCGTGGTCGTCGACCGGGAGCATCCTTCGGGTGCGACCGTGGCCGCTCCCTCGCGGCGGTTCCCGCGTTTCACCCGGGGAGTGGCCCGGCCGGAGGGCGGTGGCCGGGCGGCCTCCGGGGACGCGCCCGCGCCCGCTCGTCAGTGGCCGATGCTCGCGGTGCTCTGCACGGCCGGTCTCGGGCTCCTCATCACGGCCTTCGACGCCTTCCGGGTGGGCACGATCCTGGTCGGGCTCGCCCTGGTGGGCGGTGCGGTACTGCGCTGGGCGCTGCCCTCGGTCGGCATGCTCGCGGTGCGATCCCGCTTCACGGACATGGTCACGTACGGCGTACTGGGCACCGTGATCGTCCTGCTCGCGATGATGGCGCAGCCCGATCCCTGGCTGGAGATCCCGTTCCTCGGCGACACCTTGCACTTCACCATCAAATGA
- a CDS encoding YceI family protein — translation MATTTWFFESGHTAAEFRARHMMVTYVRGQLKNVHGLLEVDPDRPEEARVEATVDATQVYTGQPQRDAHLRSADFFDVEHHPTWTFVGSRIHQVSGTEFEVTGDLTVRGVTRPVTFDVTSLGQWDTPWWEEGRDLGPRRRAGFIATTRINRHDFGVSWNDVVHGGGVVVSPMVDVTVDIEAVLDPGETVA, via the coding sequence ATGGCCACGACCACATGGTTCTTCGAGTCCGGTCATACCGCGGCGGAGTTCCGCGCCAGGCACATGATGGTCACCTACGTGCGTGGGCAGCTCAAGAACGTGCACGGCTTGCTGGAGGTCGATCCCGACAGGCCGGAAGAGGCCCGGGTCGAGGCGACGGTCGACGCGACCCAGGTGTACACCGGTCAGCCGCAGCGCGACGCCCACCTCCGCAGCGCCGATTTCTTCGACGTCGAGCACCACCCGACGTGGACGTTCGTCGGGTCTCGCATTCATCAGGTGAGCGGAACCGAATTCGAGGTCACCGGAGATCTCACGGTACGTGGCGTGACCCGCCCCGTAACCTTCGACGTCACTTCCTTGGGCCAGTGGGATACCCCTTGGTGGGAGGAGGGGCGGGACCTCGGGCCCAGGCGACGCGCGGGTTTCATCGCCACGACGCGTATCAACCGACATGACTTCGGAGTGAGTTGGAACGACGTGGTCCACGGCGGCGGAGTGGTCGTCAGCCCCATGGTCGATGTCACGGTCGACATCGAGGCCGTCCTCGATCCCGGTGAAACGGTGGCCTGA
- a CDS encoding UBP-type zinc finger domain-containing protein: MAHEEIPGIDPAARPSGDGCAECLAGDGPGWWFHLRRCAACGHIGCCDSSPSQHGTKHAQAAEHPFLTSFEPGESWFWNIETDEYYDGPALPPPASHPTSQPTPGPQGKVPADWQLQLH, from the coding sequence ATGGCTCACGAAGAGATCCCCGGTATCGATCCCGCCGCGCGGCCGAGTGGGGACGGGTGCGCGGAGTGCCTGGCAGGCGATGGACCCGGGTGGTGGTTCCACCTGCGGCGCTGTGCGGCGTGCGGGCACATCGGATGCTGTGACTCCTCACCCTCGCAGCACGGCACGAAGCATGCTCAGGCGGCTGAGCACCCCTTCCTGACGAGCTTCGAGCCAGGCGAGTCCTGGTTCTGGAACATCGAGACCGATGAGTACTACGACGGTCCGGCACTGCCACCGCCCGCCTCACACCCGACCTCGCAGCCGACCCCCGGGCCACAGGGCAAGGTCCCCGCGGACTGGCAGCTTCAGCTGCACTGA
- a CDS encoding PadR family transcriptional regulator has translation MTKELPAPGDQRRSQLLRGVLDLCLLSLIDERPRYGFEFVEALAESGLDLVSEGSIYPLLSRMERAELISSFRAPSQSGGAPRKYYRLTDAGRAELTSGRTVWRAFSGQVSEVLTARSEEQNEEQGDQGA, from the coding sequence ATGACAAAGGAGCTGCCCGCACCGGGCGACCAGCGGCGTAGTCAGCTCCTGCGAGGCGTGCTGGATCTGTGTCTGCTGTCGCTCATCGACGAACGCCCGCGGTACGGCTTCGAGTTCGTGGAGGCTCTCGCCGAGAGCGGACTCGACCTCGTGAGCGAGGGCAGCATCTATCCACTGCTCTCGCGGATGGAGCGCGCGGAACTCATCTCCTCGTTCCGCGCCCCGTCCCAGAGCGGCGGCGCCCCGCGGAAGTACTACCGCCTGACCGACGCGGGACGAGCCGAACTGACCAGCGGCCGCACGGTCTGGCGGGCATTCAGCGGACAGGTGAGCGAAGTCCTCACCGCACGGAGCGAAGAACAGAACGAAGAACAGGGGGATCAAGGAGCATGA
- a CDS encoding XRE family transcriptional regulator translates to MPRWRELSEELDPEIREFAGQLRRLVDRSGLSLASLSDRTGYSKTSWERYLNGRLLAPKGAVIALAEVTRTNPVHLTTLWELAERAWSRSEMRHDMTMQAIRISQARAALGGEVAEEGGKSGRKQSGASEGRRKPGGAAATSDRPAPTVPEQRRAKKSRGAADPAGAADEQPPARDEFPPLDGTMALGPQALRGRPADPYPAASRASGPAAGGPGGPPGPGADRPVEAPRPRRRRRPVLMTLAAVLVVAIAAVLTMRLAGGNAEAGNDPAPSPTVQPTKVKLPEGVECAGADCTGRDPEEMGCAGEYVETSDQVVVGTAVVEIRWSKTCQAAWARIKSAAAGDGVRITNADGAKQNSTVGTTTDAYTAMVAAKEPADVTACGILATGTEGCTGE, encoded by the coding sequence ATGCCTCGGTGGAGGGAGCTCTCGGAGGAGCTCGATCCGGAGATCCGGGAGTTCGCGGGCCAGTTGCGCCGCCTCGTCGACCGCAGCGGGCTCAGCCTCGCCTCGCTCTCGGACCGTACCGGCTACAGCAAGACCTCGTGGGAGCGCTATCTCAACGGCCGACTGCTCGCGCCCAAGGGCGCGGTCATCGCGCTCGCCGAGGTCACGCGCACCAATCCAGTCCATCTGACCACCCTGTGGGAGCTGGCCGAACGTGCCTGGAGCCGTTCGGAGATGCGCCACGACATGACGATGCAGGCGATCCGCATATCCCAGGCGCGGGCCGCGCTCGGGGGAGAAGTCGCGGAGGAGGGCGGCAAGTCCGGACGCAAGCAGTCCGGTGCCTCCGAAGGGCGTCGCAAGCCGGGAGGTGCCGCCGCCACGTCGGACCGTCCCGCGCCCACCGTCCCGGAGCAGCGCCGGGCGAAGAAGTCGCGGGGAGCGGCGGATCCGGCCGGTGCCGCGGACGAACAGCCGCCCGCACGGGACGAGTTCCCGCCCCTGGACGGGACCATGGCGCTCGGCCCCCAGGCGCTGCGCGGCAGGCCCGCCGATCCGTATCCGGCCGCGAGCCGGGCGTCCGGCCCCGCCGCCGGCGGACCCGGCGGCCCGCCCGGACCCGGCGCGGACCGCCCCGTCGAGGCCCCGCGGCCGCGACGGCGCCGTCGGCCGGTGCTGATGACGCTCGCGGCGGTGCTGGTCGTGGCCATCGCGGCGGTTCTGACGATGCGGCTCGCGGGCGGCAACGCCGAGGCGGGCAACGACCCGGCGCCGAGCCCGACGGTCCAGCCCACCAAGGTGAAGCTGCCGGAAGGCGTGGAGTGCGCGGGCGCGGACTGCACCGGCCGGGACCCGGAGGAGATGGGCTGCGCGGGCGAGTACGTCGAGACCAGCGACCAGGTCGTGGTGGGCACGGCGGTCGTCGAGATCCGCTGGAGCAAGACCTGCCAGGCGGCGTGGGCGCGCATCAAGTCCGCGGCGGCCGGTGACGGCGTGCGCATCACCAACGCCGACGGCGCCAAGCAGAACTCCACCGTCGGGACCACCACCGACGCGTACACCGCGATGGTCGCGGCCAAGGAACCGGCCGATGTCACCGCCTGCGGCATCCTCGCGACCGGCACCGAAGGGTGCACCGGGGAGTAG
- a CDS encoding malate dehydrogenase encodes MTRTPVNVTVTGAAGQIGYALLFRIASGQLLGADVPVKLRLLEITPALKAAEGTAMELNDGAFPLLQGIDISDDPNVAFDGANVALLVGARPRGKGMERGDLLEANGGIFKPQGQAINAHAADDIKVLVVGNPANTNALIAQAAAPDVPAERFTAMTRLDHNRALSQLAAKTGVGVADIKRMTIWGNHSATQYPDIFHAEVAGKNAAEVVNDEAWLADTFIPTVAKRGAAIIEARGASSAASAASAAIDHVHTWVNGTAAGDWTSMGIPSDGSYGVPEGLISSFPVTTKDGKYEIVQGLEINEFSRARIDASVKELSEERDAVRGLGLI; translated from the coding sequence ATGACCCGCACTCCCGTGAACGTCACCGTCACCGGCGCGGCCGGACAGATCGGTTACGCACTGCTCTTCCGCATCGCCTCCGGCCAGTTGCTCGGCGCGGACGTGCCGGTCAAGCTGCGCCTGCTCGAGATCACTCCGGCGCTCAAGGCCGCCGAGGGCACCGCGATGGAGCTCAACGACGGCGCCTTCCCGCTGCTTCAGGGCATCGACATCAGCGACGACCCGAACGTCGCCTTCGACGGTGCCAACGTCGCCCTGCTCGTCGGCGCCCGCCCCCGTGGCAAGGGCATGGAGCGCGGTGACCTCCTGGAGGCCAACGGCGGCATCTTCAAGCCCCAGGGCCAGGCCATCAACGCCCACGCCGCGGACGACATCAAGGTCCTCGTCGTCGGCAACCCGGCCAACACCAACGCCCTGATCGCCCAGGCCGCCGCCCCGGACGTACCGGCCGAGCGCTTCACCGCCATGACGCGCCTGGACCACAACCGCGCCCTGAGCCAGCTCGCCGCGAAGACCGGCGTCGGCGTCGCGGACATCAAGCGCATGACCATCTGGGGCAACCACTCGGCCACCCAGTACCCGGACATCTTCCACGCCGAGGTCGCGGGCAAGAACGCCGCCGAGGTCGTGAACGACGAGGCGTGGCTGGCCGACACCTTCATCCCGACCGTCGCCAAGCGCGGCGCGGCCATCATCGAGGCCCGTGGCGCCTCGTCGGCCGCCTCCGCCGCCTCGGCCGCGATCGACCACGTGCACACCTGGGTCAACGGCACCGCCGCGGGCGACTGGACCTCGATGGGTATCCCCTCGGACGGTTCCTACGGCGTGCCCGAGGGCCTCATCTCCTCCTTCCCGGTCACCACGAAGGACGGCAAGTACGAGATCGTCCAGGGCCTGGAGATCAACGAGTTCTCGCGCGCCCGTATCGACGCCTCCGTCAAGGAGCTGTCGGAGGAGCGCGACGCGGTGCGCGGTCTCGGACTGATCTGA
- a CDS encoding ATP-binding protein translates to MALPTSNPTHLPDPQPQDIEWQLTRHPSSVGRARRLLRAQAAAWQVPDEAAQTAVLLLSELVTNAYRHARVPAGRQIHARCELTPGALRIEVSDANNTLPSAPAADADPYAESGRGLALVEMLAANWGVERRTYNIGKTVWCEIALS, encoded by the coding sequence ATGGCACTCCCCACCTCGAACCCCACGCACCTCCCCGACCCCCAACCACAGGACATCGAGTGGCAGTTGACACGTCACCCCAGCAGCGTCGGACGGGCGCGAAGGCTGTTGCGGGCGCAGGCGGCGGCGTGGCAAGTGCCCGACGAGGCGGCGCAGACCGCCGTACTGCTCCTCAGTGAGCTGGTGACCAACGCGTACCGGCATGCCCGTGTGCCCGCCGGGCGGCAGATCCACGCGCGCTGCGAACTCACTCCGGGCGCACTGCGGATCGAGGTCTCGGACGCGAACAACACCCTGCCCTCGGCGCCCGCCGCCGACGCCGATCCGTACGCGGAGTCCGGGCGCGGCCTCGCCCTGGTCGAGATGCTGGCCGCCAACTGGGGTGTGGAGCGCCGTACTTACAACATCGGCAAGACGGTCTGGTGCGAGATCGCGCTCTCCTGA
- a CDS encoding helix-turn-helix transcriptional regulator, giving the protein MAEKPVKEQPAAWRYCGSQIKLWREEAGVSRQALADEAAYNVEYVKSMEMGRRKATMTLLQVADQMCGARGKLVAGHEYLKPEPFPARSQEYMEIEKKAIVVHDYAFGLIPGLLQIEEYAYSQISTRCPPLDDDTVAERVRHRLSRQEALRKRPTTMFGFVIHEVALRSNIGGRKVMKRQLEHLIEVSELRNVTVQILPFGRCDSLALNGPFVLLETAEHERFAYVESPETSALHADPDKVSNLAQAHGMIRMQALSVEESAAFIRKVAAEL; this is encoded by the coding sequence GTGGCAGAGAAGCCGGTCAAAGAGCAGCCTGCCGCTTGGCGGTACTGCGGGAGCCAGATCAAGTTGTGGAGGGAGGAGGCGGGGGTCAGCCGACAGGCGCTGGCCGATGAGGCGGCGTACAACGTCGAGTACGTGAAGTCGATGGAGATGGGGCGCCGGAAGGCGACCATGACGTTGCTTCAGGTGGCGGACCAGATGTGCGGCGCGCGCGGGAAGCTGGTCGCTGGGCACGAGTACTTGAAGCCGGAGCCGTTTCCGGCGCGGTCTCAGGAGTACATGGAGATCGAGAAGAAGGCGATCGTCGTACACGACTACGCGTTTGGCCTGATTCCAGGCCTTCTTCAGATCGAAGAGTATGCCTACTCGCAGATCAGTACCAGGTGCCCGCCACTGGACGACGACACGGTAGCGGAGCGAGTGCGTCACCGACTTTCTCGGCAGGAGGCGTTGCGGAAGCGGCCAACAACGATGTTTGGCTTCGTTATTCACGAAGTGGCGCTGCGCAGCAATATTGGAGGGCGCAAGGTGATGAAGCGGCAGCTTGAGCACCTGATCGAGGTGAGTGAGCTGCGCAACGTCACCGTCCAGATTCTGCCCTTCGGCCGGTGCGACAGCTTGGCTCTCAACGGGCCGTTCGTGCTGCTGGAGACGGCGGAGCATGAGCGCTTTGCCTATGTAGAAAGCCCTGAGACCAGCGCCCTGCATGCCGATCCAGACAAGGTGAGCAATCTGGCGCAGGCCCATGGCATGATCCGCATGCAAGCCCTCAGTGTTGAGGAGTCGGCTGCATTCATCAGGAAGGTGGCAGCGGAGCTATGA
- a CDS encoding DUF397 domain-containing protein gives MTDRLNWFKSSYSDNEGGACLEVALDWRKSSYSDSQGGDCIEIAPCPHSVHLRDSKLGETSPQFTVPAAAWTAFLAYATYATRD, from the coding sequence ATGACTGACCGGCTGAACTGGTTCAAGTCCAGCTATAGCGACAATGAGGGCGGCGCATGCCTCGAAGTCGCCCTGGACTGGCGCAAGTCCAGCTACAGCGACTCCCAAGGTGGCGACTGCATAGAGATAGCCCCTTGCCCCCACTCAGTCCACCTCCGCGACTCCAAACTCGGCGAAACCAGCCCGCAGTTCACCGTCCCGGCCGCCGCCTGGACCGCCTTCCTCGCCTACGCCACGTACGCCACCCGGGACTGA
- a CDS encoding sulfatase, whose translation MTEHGQRPHLNRRGFLAGSAAVAATAAIPAVAAEAHGAATGGQGVAAARPNILLIVTDDQPKHTEWALPKTTAWLADQGVKFTNGHVTTPLCSPSRSSVFTGKFAHNHGVRNNGASLQLDQSTTVQRYLKQAGYRTGLFGKYLNSWTLADNPPHFEDFALLQPGFVDRQWNVNGTVQTINGYTTTIIKNRTLNFIEKSAQDNRPWFAYVTPYASHGPRTPEEKYAGTAVPDWNGRPSVPEPDRSDKPAYIKNATGTLADGKQIRAEQLRTLRSVDDAVGAFRDKLRELGQLDNTLVIYIADNGFGWADHGWTAKSVPYRPAHEVPFYLSWPAGGLGAGVNDNRIVANIDIAPTLLDAAGITGAGERDGRSLLSSYSRDHLLVEWWKQGTGAGGPQTWSSYVAKDKQYTEYYDLTTDANGKVTGTGQVKFREYYDLAGDPHQLTNSLYQATPADEQRLGIPALAQQLAADRVS comes from the coding sequence ATGACTGAGCATGGACAGCGTCCGCACCTCAACAGGCGCGGTTTTCTGGCGGGTTCGGCGGCCGTCGCCGCTACCGCCGCCATCCCGGCGGTGGCCGCCGAGGCGCACGGCGCCGCGACCGGTGGCCAGGGTGTCGCCGCCGCCCGGCCGAACATCCTGCTGATCGTCACCGACGACCAGCCCAAGCACACCGAGTGGGCGCTGCCGAAGACCACCGCCTGGCTGGCCGACCAGGGCGTGAAGTTCACCAACGGCCATGTCACCACCCCGCTGTGCTCCCCGTCCCGCTCCTCGGTCTTCACCGGGAAGTTCGCGCACAACCACGGTGTCCGCAACAACGGCGCCTCGCTGCAGCTCGACCAGTCGACCACGGTGCAGCGGTACCTCAAGCAGGCCGGGTACCGTACCGGCCTGTTCGGCAAGTACCTCAACTCCTGGACGCTGGCGGACAATCCGCCGCACTTCGAGGACTTCGCCCTGCTCCAGCCGGGCTTCGTCGACCGGCAGTGGAACGTCAACGGCACCGTCCAGACGATCAACGGCTACACGACCACCATCATCAAGAACCGCACGCTGAACTTCATCGAGAAGTCGGCGCAGGACAACAGGCCCTGGTTCGCGTACGTGACCCCGTACGCCTCGCACGGGCCGCGCACGCCCGAGGAGAAGTACGCGGGCACGGCGGTGCCGGACTGGAACGGGCGCCCCTCGGTGCCCGAGCCCGACCGCAGCGACAAGCCCGCGTACATCAAGAACGCGACCGGCACCTTGGCCGACGGTAAGCAGATCAGGGCCGAGCAGCTCAGGACCCTGCGCTCGGTGGACGACGCGGTGGGCGCCTTCCGCGACAAGCTGCGCGAGCTCGGGCAGCTCGACAACACCCTGGTCATCTACATCGCCGACAACGGCTTCGGCTGGGCCGACCACGGCTGGACCGCGAAGTCGGTGCCCTACCGGCCCGCGCACGAGGTGCCGTTCTATCTGTCCTGGCCCGCCGGCGGACTGGGCGCGGGCGTCAACGACAACCGCATCGTCGCCAACATCGACATCGCGCCGACGCTCCTCGACGCGGCGGGCATCACGGGCGCGGGGGAGCGGGACGGACGGTCGCTGCTGTCCTCGTACAGCCGTGACCACCTGCTCGTGGAGTGGTGGAAGCAGGGCACCGGTGCCGGTGGCCCGCAGACCTGGTCCTCGTACGTGGCCAAGGACAAGCAGTACACGGAGTACTACGACCTCACCACCGACGCGAACGGAAAGGTCACGGGTACGGGGCAGGTGAAGTTCCGTGAGTACTACGACCTGGCCGGTGACCCGCATCAGCTGACCAACTCGCTGTACCAGGCCACCCCGGCGGACGAGCAGCGGCTCGGCATCCCGGCGCTGGCCCAGCAGTTGGCGGCGGACCGGGTGAGCTAG